From a single Thalassospira sp. ER-Se-21-Dark genomic region:
- a CDS encoding DUF3126 family protein has protein sequence MTPTEIARVEDYLRRTFDNPKIAIDAPKKKGHPIEMRVGDEFVGVVHRDEDEGEVSYSLNLVILEEDLPPAP, from the coding sequence ATGACACCGACAGAGATCGCACGCGTCGAAGATTATCTGCGTCGCACGTTTGATAACCCGAAAATCGCCATTGATGCGCCCAAGAAAAAAGGCCATCCGATTGAAATGCGTGTTGGCGACGAGTTCGTCGGTGTTGTCCATCGTGACGAGGATGAAGGCGAAGTCAGCTACTCGCTGAACCTTGTCATCCTTGAAGAAGATCTGCCGCCGGCACCTTGA
- a CDS encoding thioredoxin family protein, producing MKLSIYGSGCAKCQALAKNAEAAAQALDLDYEIEKVTDTNKIIDAGIMRTPALMADDDILVEGKVATPDEIRQMLS from the coding sequence ATGAAACTCAGCATTTATGGCAGCGGTTGCGCAAAGTGTCAGGCGCTGGCCAAAAACGCCGAAGCGGCCGCACAGGCGCTTGATCTTGATTACGAGATCGAAAAGGTCACCGACACCAACAAGATCATTGATGCCGGCATCATGCGCACCCCGGCCCTGATGGCCGATGACGACATCCTGGTCGAAGGCAAGGTCGCGACCCCGGACGAAATCCGTCAGATGCTGTCATAG
- a CDS encoding permease — MLHRLIALYRENPREGRLFAAISLGFLAIYFIPAGTGRFDNAVLEAVYLTNWYAREHVILCLLPAFVIAGAMAVYISQGSVMRYLGPDASRPVALGVASVSGTLLAVCSCTVLPLFGGIYKRGAGLGPAIAFLYSGPAINIMAIVVTAKVLGAEIGLARGIGAIVFAIVIGLIMHLIYRREEGERAQKSKRGFGGDDDGKPLSITIAFFGLMVGILVFANWASVPGSSVWMAVYDVKWTTTALLAAGFAGLLIWQWNWPVKQVAGLAAIVILAAVIFPQYPQLAFAIGVIGLMMIALTRDQDREWVDQSWDFTKQILPLLVMGVFIAGLLLGRPGHEGLIPNEWVQAAVGDNSLTSTALASVLGAFMYFSTLTEIPIVEALMGAGMGKGPALALLLAGPALSLPNMLVIRTVIGTQKTLVYCALVVVMATLSGFVYGNIQSF; from the coding sequence ATGCTTCATCGCCTGATCGCGCTTTATCGTGAAAATCCCCGCGAAGGACGGCTTTTTGCCGCCATTTCACTTGGTTTCCTTGCGATCTATTTCATCCCTGCGGGCACCGGGCGGTTTGACAACGCGGTGCTTGAGGCGGTCTATCTGACCAATTGGTATGCCCGCGAGCATGTCATTTTGTGTTTGCTTCCGGCCTTTGTGATTGCAGGGGCGATGGCGGTTTACATCAGTCAGGGATCGGTGATGCGCTATCTCGGGCCGGATGCATCGCGCCCGGTTGCCCTTGGTGTGGCATCCGTCTCGGGCACGTTGCTGGCGGTCTGTTCCTGCACGGTATTGCCGCTGTTTGGCGGGATATACAAACGCGGTGCCGGGCTTGGTCCGGCGATTGCGTTTCTGTATTCCGGGCCTGCGATCAATATCATGGCGATTGTTGTCACGGCCAAGGTATTGGGGGCTGAAATCGGCCTTGCACGCGGCATTGGCGCGATTGTTTTTGCCATTGTCATCGGCCTGATCATGCATTTGATCTATCGCCGTGAAGAAGGCGAGCGCGCACAGAAATCAAAACGCGGCTTTGGCGGCGACGATGATGGCAAGCCGCTTTCGATCACCATTGCGTTTTTTGGTCTGATGGTTGGCATTCTGGTTTTTGCCAACTGGGCATCCGTCCCCGGCAGCTCCGTCTGGATGGCGGTTTATGATGTTAAATGGACCACCACCGCCCTTCTGGCGGCGGGCTTTGCCGGGCTTCTGATCTGGCAATGGAATTGGCCGGTCAAACAGGTCGCAGGGCTTGCAGCAATCGTCATCCTTGCTGCGGTGATTTTCCCGCAGTATCCGCAACTGGCCTTTGCCATTGGCGTGATCGGCCTGATGATGATTGCGCTGACACGCGATCAGGACCGTGAATGGGTCGATCAAAGCTGGGATTTCACCAAACAGATTTTACCGCTTCTGGTCATGGGCGTGTTCATCGCCGGTCTGTTGCTGGGCCGACCGGGCCATGAAGGCCTGATCCCGAATGAGTGGGTGCAGGCCGCTGTTGGTGATAACTCCCTGACCTCGACCGCGCTGGCATCGGTTCTTGGCGCGTTCATGTATTTTTCGACCTTAACGGAAATCCCGATTGTCGAGGCCCTGATGGGTGCTGGCATGGGCAAGGGACCGGCTCTGGCGTTACTTTTGGCCGGGCCTGCTTTGTCGCTTCCCAACATGTTGGTTATTCGCACCGTGATCGGCACGCAGAAAACCCTTGTTTACTGCGCGCTGGTCGTCGTCATGGCGACGCTTTCGGGCTTTGTTTACGGCAATATTCAATCATTCTGA